The region GGAACAAAAATAAATCTCACAATGGTGCCTGGAACATTCTTTCCAAAGGTGGGAGGCACCTGAGTTGGAGAGGAAACTGTTCTCTGTAGGTTCTGTGAAGCCTTCTGTGAGGATCTGAAAGGTTTCTCGAAGACTGGAGCTTGGAAAGTCCCTCTCAAAGATCCAATCTCAGTGGGTAGCAATGGAAAACTTGCTTGGGGACGTCAAGCCATGGAAGATTCTGGGAGTTTTGCTATGCTCAAAAGCAGCTCTTGCACTGGGTCAAGGCAGCCACCATCCTCAGTGcagtaggggtgtgggggggggatgtgtgatGCAATGTCTTGTCTTATCTTCTTGGTTGTTTTGGGAGGAGAAAATGGGGCTCAGAGAACAGAAAGGTCATTGCAGGATTTTGACCTCTGCTTGAAGAAGCGTCCATTCCGTGGCACAAGGCTGGAGAGGAAACGTTTGGCTTTTTTGGTAAGGCTCTCGCGACGGCCCATGGCTCCCTCCCCGGGGAGGTTGTCCGCGTTGCGCCGATGGCGGCGCAGCCGGATCTGTCGCACAACACCTTCAAAGAGCTCCTGTGTGTTGTGATGCAATGCTGTAGACGTCTCAATGTGCTTGCAGTTCATCATCACTGCCAGGCTGCGGCCCTCTGGATAGCATGGGGCAAAAAGGAGACACATTCAGCAAGAGGTCCTGGGGAGACTGGCTTCTCTGACCAGCGTCAGTCCCTTGCCCCTTTGCTGCCAAGAATACAAGACCAAAGGCTTTGCAACAGGGACCATACAGCCCAAACCTTTGGTGGCGCTAGTATTCCGGGGAAGCAGCTTACCTTCCTGCGATACCTCCCGGGATCGTGCCAAGTCACTCTTGTTCCCCACCAGGATGATGGGGGGGTCTGTTCGGGGGCTCCCCGCCCGCAGGCGCAAGAGGGTGGGAGGCACTCGTGTGAAACTGCGGCGATCTGTCACAGAGAAAACCACCAGGAAGGCATCGCCTGTTTTCAGGCAGGAATCCTGCATCCATCCACCAGGATCTCCCTGTGGGGAAGTTGGTTGAGGACAGAAAAGGTCAAAGAACAGAGAGATGGTGGTTTGCTTGCAGATTTTTTTGGTACAGATGTACATGCTGTCCAAAGCAATACTGTATTTTACTCTTTTATGCAGTCAGCGCTCCTGGAAGATAATTGTTAAGAGAGTAGCTGTTTGGGATGATTAAAGAACGCTgatggcccagtcttatccagagCTTACAGTGGCAGGGTTTACTTGTGCTCTGCTACCATAAATCCTGGAGGGGAGGCTCAAAAGCCATGCCATTGTCGTGCACACTGGGGCtgtcagtgcaaatggctggaggccctgggTGTGTACAACAGCCACTTGCAGACGCAACAGccggagcaggtaggtcagtagCAGGCGAGGATCAGAAGTGGTTTAATGTGGGGCCAAactgggagcaggaggaggcagaaaGGAGTGTCTTGGTGGCACAATGCATGCTGCCATCttattccccttcccctcccccccaagtgccCCCAagactccttggacttacaccagttaaatagctggtgtaagtccaaggaagcCGATTGGCAGCAAAGCAGGAAGGTATGGGAAGGTAAAGTTGTTAAAGATTTTTTATATAGCTCTCCCCATAGCATACAGTGTATGCTCAGTCAgtggtgctgcatcctatgggttgGCAGGCGATCGGTCTGGGCCCTTGGCTGTTTAATCAAACATGTTTTAATTGATTAAATCTGCATATATTTCTGTGTGAATAAAAACTACCATTTTGAAGCAAGCAAAGAATGCTTTAGAATTCATAGCTGGGCCGTACATATGTGATTTAACACCATAatctttgaagagacactctcTCCTGCCGGTGCAGAACACCCCTCGTGCAGTGACACCAGCTACCTGTATGCGGTTGCTGTGAAAATaattatggtttttaaaaaacgtGGAATGTTAAAATTTTCTGTAAGCTTTTGAATGCATTAATCTAAACGGGGGGAATGCattaatcccctgggggctggggataagaataggccctcagtttggctgtacttgtcgtaagaggcgactaaacagccaccagatagatgggactcgtcagcctgggaaggcagctcatctgagagaaggaaaactctgatcccaaacctccactgcc is a window of Tiliqua scincoides isolate rTilSci1 chromosome 5, rTilSci1.hap2, whole genome shotgun sequence DNA encoding:
- the REM2 gene encoding GTP-binding protein REM 2, with the translated sequence MTLPAALVGAGPRRGSMPLPIKHQLVRASAVDELDSPPSSPEMGGSGGASPAGGRGPYKVMLLGESGVGKTTLAAIFGGLKGGAHHEEEHTEDSYERTFYVDDEEVTLILYDIWDKGDPGGWMQDSCLKTGDAFLVVFSVTDRRSFTRVPPTLLRLRAGSPRTDPPIILVGNKSDLARSREVSQEEGRSLAVMMNCKHIETSTALHHNTQELFEGVVRQIRLRRHRRNADNLPGEGAMGRRESLTKKAKRFLSSLVPRNGRFFKQRSKSCNDLSVL